A DNA window from Branchiostoma lanceolatum isolate klBraLanc5 chromosome 17, klBraLanc5.hap2, whole genome shotgun sequence contains the following coding sequences:
- the LOC136422378 gene encoding claspin-like isoform X5 produces the protein MANIMDKLSSLEDENLELKKKLVGLLKDIDSNKSDKDTETPSSSEGEDKSLATTPPEKDDKTPETDPDAKDEKDVKTEDPEPKKDRETEPETDPNEKDAKDLKTDDPAPKDDKTAETSPEPPDDKNVETEPDDKSDKNPETDSPEKKPREMETEPPPEKEKGEKDLATDKEDKKQKNPETSPPETEPKDVSTDPPESVEPETDKKELETEEPETEKKELETEPEDKKERNPETESPEKEPKETATEPGETDKKDLSTDPEEKDVKTPQTEPPSTDEKDTETETDPKNEKTASTEPPESSNVETTTDPEEKNVKATATEPADTDEKDLGTEKEIPDNKEVATSSDPKDAKELATTPEEKASKTTEVEVEEKPDKVAATNEPEEKDAKMLGTDPEETDETGVQTDAAPKPIPKETETEPEVIENKQTETEEEELDGKTLGTDKEEKDTKDSETVAPVIIPKETETEVEEKDGKDTGTDPIPQEDKGTEMDLQTDEKTTATEKEVKDEKAEETEKEEMVEKYLETDLDEVMKKDLATVEEEVVQKLTETDKTETESVDTATEVEEKIAKVEETDKTKTEEVGTATEKEEKIEKDEETDAPEKEAKTNATDKVETFLKEVGIEKEILDSSTQTIEELVEKAIETFEEEKDEKTYETDVEEKEPKTTETYKEEKDVKQISVKIVVEKVDQGTSTSMDYVEEEKCIETDAEEVGTTVVYQTDAEKKEEKNLVTEEQELLEKLIHTDQVTTADAENITEASFKEDKSLTTIIFVGTTQGTQTEKDVADKTIGIVRDLENKQHGTDAIAVSAGETQTEALGVGMTSSETQTEKVERVSKEIATVKAEKKPVKTMATDKVAVQDSGTQKSGPHMDPKATQTEEDVKEEVKEVARILVGKTLQTDIIKKVGKKTGTPGGRPRDYANTQVQTDDWIPDFGKPEEKIEEEEDATAVQPVGPVRETEEKIIETDKTIKVSKKTGTKGSKAYLVYRSSGIQTDEQAVEEKEEKELANIGIQTDVVEEEEKVAPAEEVTVTFTVGCQTDVVEEKEDVKQVTKEEADEDKAARPIEPVVVTVTVGCQTEEEEKEIVVPVIPEPVETKTTVTFDMLIQTDLTVAELDTWKVQVKMDVMQIQTDLTGSDIDAWQEAAQIVPEPKAITTSAGSQTMSKVMRNANMGTVIEGIFNELVQLNAGQIVTDKKVTANMAIQFSPKMENMGVQFAPKQDSATTQTKDQKAICRTIETQTVKDRKKYRSMETLKREKDKENIKPKPVSPGGKGQITQTITEVDRNIETQIQPPFQQIQQPTSPTYIIIPAPQPQPDIWFDQTQQVYEQDSFEDDRWEEPTPPKRPSPPRREEVLVQKPAREKQYCSGCHNEFDINDKLINYNGYYYHEICIPRKTAHHCPACDEPLQNDEKRIYHNGQLYHDRCMVLVEITETTVEKGVEVCAGCTLQIKEDETTVMYNGNEFHQACLRMPLSRCAACERLLSDEDRGIVHDGLVYHQGCLPFSATTRFTRKPTTQIKMCDACDRPISELEKVTWKDGRPFHARCFQPRQVREDLCGACQLPMVDPDRVISYNGVDIHDECIPLLRRMVTTGEESGQRPVSPSKYPNCQICGAQLGQDAVEVSGKGYCPKCYPMVQYPVCNGCGEEITGPSVTGMNRKWHPEHFSCSVCGVPFEQLNRVYYEYNGRAYCKRHYDEMYEICYHCDRPVEGETVGAFNKFWCEDHFKCSFCDTNFSLQSKFYEVDMRPACKKCYGSVPRKKHRKTKLPAFQDSFNIWQSGSETE, from the exons atggcgaacATCATGGACAAACTGTCCAGCCTGGAGGACGAGAATCTGGAGCTGAAGAAGAAACTCGTCGGCCTCCTGAAGGACATAGACTCCAACAAGTCTGATAAAGACACGGAAACGCCTTCAAGTTCTGAAGGGGAGGACAAAAGTCTTG CGACTACTCCCCCGGAGAAAGATGACAAGACACCGGAGACAGACCCCGACGCCAAAGACGAAAAAGACGTCAAGACAGAAGACCCGGAGCCGAAGAAAGACAGAGAAACCGAACCGGAAACGGACCCGAACGAAAAAGATGCGAAGGATTTGAAGACGGATGATCCTGCTCCAAAGGATGACAAAACGGCTGAAACCTCTCCGGAGCCTCCCGATGACAAAAACGTGGAGACGGAACCTGACGACAAGTCGGACAAGAACCCTGAGACAGATTCTCCGGAGAAGAAACCGAGAGAGATGGAAACCGAGCCGCCTCCAGAAAAAGAGAAAGGCGAGAAAGATCTGGCCACGGATAAAGAAGACAAGAAACAGAAGAATCCGGAAACAAGCCCACCCGAGACAGAACCAAAGGACGTATCCACAGATCCCCCGGAATCCGTAGAGCCTGAAACCGACAAGAAGGAACTTGAAACCGAAGAGCCTGAAACCGAAAAGAAAGAACTTGAAACCGAGCCtgaagacaaaaaagaaaggaatCCCGAGACTGAGAGTCCTGAGAAGGAACCGAAAGAAACGGCAACCGAGCCAGGTGAAACCGACAAGAAAGATCTCTCCACAGACCCGGAAGAAAAGGATGTGAAGACACCGCAAACAGAGCCTCCGTCAACAGATGAAAAAGACACCGAAACAGAAACCGATCCTAAGAACGAGAAGACGGCGTCAACGGAGCCACCAGAGAGCTCTAACGTCGAGACGACAACCGATCCGGAAGAAAAGAATGTGAAGGCCACGGCAACGGAACCGGCTGATACCGATGAGAAAGATTTGGGTACTGAGAAGGAAATTCCAGACAACAAGGAAGTCGCTACTTCCAGCGACCCGAAAGATGCGAAGGAGCTTG CCACCACTCCAGAAGAGAAGGCATCGAAGACGaccgaagttgaagttgaagaaaagCCGGACAAGGTGGCCGCTACCAACGAGCCGGAAGAAAAGGATGCCAAAATGCTCGGCACGGATCCGGAAGAAACAGATGAGACCGGAGTACAGACTGATGCAGCGCCTAAACCAATACCGAAAGAAACGGAAACGGAACCAGAAGTAATCGAGAACAAGCAGACGGAAACGGAAGAGGAGGAGCTGGATGGTAAGACACTCGGTACAGACAAGGAGGAAAAGGACACTAAAGATTCGGAAACAGTTGCTCCTGTCATCATACCAAAAGAAACGGAAACAGAGGTGGAAGAGAAAGACGGAAAGGACACAGGAACAGACCCGATTCCACAGGAAGACAAGGGAACCGAGATGGATCTCCAGACGGATGAGAAGACCACTGCCACTGAAAAAGAAGTTAAAGATGAAAAAGCAGAAGAAACAGAAAAGGAAGAAATGGTTGAAAAGTATCTGGAAACAGATCTGGATGAAGTGATGAAGAAAGACCTGGCAACTGTTGAGGAGGAAGTCGTACAGAAATTAACGGAAACAGATAAAACCGAAACCGAAAGCGTTGACACTGCTACTGAGGTGGAGGAAAAAATCGCCAAGGTTGAGGAAACTGATAAGACGAAGACTGAAGAGGTAGGAACCGCCACAGAGAAGGAAGAGAAAATAGAGAAGGACGAGGAGACAGATGCACCAGAGAAAGAAGCAAAGACCAACGCCACAGACAAGGTGGAAACCTTTCTGAAGGAGGTTGGAATCGAGAAGGAGATACTTGACAGCAGCACCCAGACGATTGAAGAACTGGTGGAAAAGGCGATAGAaacatttgaagaagaaaaggacGAGAAGACATATGAAACTGACGTTGAGGAAAAAGAGCCCAAGACAACAGAAACTTACAAAGAGGAGAAAGATGTGAAGCAAATCAGTGTAAAGATCGTGGTGGAAAAGGTTGACCAAGGAACCAGTACCAGTATGGATTATGTGGAGGAGGAGAAATGCATTGAGACCGATGCTGAAGAGGTCGGAACTACCGTTGTGTATCAAACTGACGCAGaaaagaaggaggagaagaaccTAGTGACAGAGGAACAGGAGCTTCTAGAGAAGCTTATTCATACAGATCAAGTGACCACAGCTGACGCAGAAAATATCACAGAGGCTTCTTTCAAAGAAGATAAGAGTCTGACTACTATCATCTTCGTTGGAACGACCCAAGGTACACAGACGGAGAAAGATGTTGCTGATAAGACGATCGGTATTGTGAGGGACTTGGAGAACAAGCAGCACGGAACAGACGCCATTGCTGTCAGCGCTGGAGAGACACAGACGGAGGCGCTTGGTGTAGGCATGACCTCATCTGAAACTCAAACGGAGAAGGTGGAGAGAGTGAGCAAGGAAATCGCAACAGTGAAAGCCGAGAAGAAGCCCGTGAAGACCATGGCGACGGACAAGGTTGCAGTTCAGGACAGCGGCACTCAGAAGTCAGGACCTCACATGGACCCTAAAGCCACCCAGACCGAAGAAGATGTAAAGGAGGAAGTCAAAGAAGTAGCGAGGATCCTGGTAGGTAAGACACTCCAAACAGACATCATAAAGAAGGTTGGCAAGAAGACCGGTACTCCAGGCGGCAGACCACGTGATTACGCAAACACTCAGGTGCAGACTGATGACTGGATTCCAGACTTTGGAAAACCAGAGGAGAAAATCGAGGAGGAGGAAGACGCTACCGCGGTCCAGCCAGTCGGACCTGTACGTGAGACAGAAGAAAAGATAATTGAGACTGACAAAACGATCAAAGTGAGCAAGAAAACAGGCACCAAAGGAAGTAAAGCGTATTTGGTGTACAGAAGCAGTGGTATCCAAACCGACGAGCAAGCTGttgaagaaaaggaagaaaaagaactGGCGAATATCGGCATTCAAACAGACGTTGTCGAAGAAGAGGAAAAGGTAGCACCGGCAGAGGAAGTCACGGTAACCTTTACTGTTGGGTGTCAGACAGACGTTGTGGAGGAGAAGGAAGATGTCAAACAGGTTACCAAAGAAGAGGCAGACGAAGACAAAGCTGCAAGACCAATCGAACCTGTCGTCGTCACAGTCACTGTCGGCTGccagacagaagaagaagagaaagagatCGTCGTCCCCGTGATTCCAGAACCTGTCGAGACCAAGACGACAGTTACTTTTGATATGTTGATCCAGACCGACCTGACGGTGGCAGAGCTAGACACCTGGAAGGTGCAAGTCAAGATGGACGTCATGCAGATACAGACAGACCTCACCGGGTCGGACATCGACGCTTGGCAAGAAGCGGCACAGATCGTCCCGGAGCCGAAGGCGATCACAACTAGCGCTGGATCACAGACCATGAGCAAGGTGATGAGGAATGCGAACATGGGGACCGTCATCGAGGGGATCTTCAACGAGCTGGTTCAACTGAACGCTGGTCAGATTGTGACCGACAAGAAAGTCACAGCCAACATGGCCATACAGTTCTCGCCGAAAATGGAGAACATGGGAGTGCAGTTTGCGCCTAAACAG GACTCGGCTACTACCCAGACCAAAGATCAGAAGGCCATATGCAGGACCATAGAGACTCAGACTGTGAAGGACAGGAAGAAGTACCGAAGTATGGAGACCCTCAAACGGGAGAAAGACAAGGAAAACATCAAACCTAAACCTGTTTCCCCGGGTGGTAAAGGGCAAATCACCCAGAC GATTACGGAAGTGGATAGGAACATAGAGACACAGATTCAACCGCCATTCCAACAGATCCAACAACCGACTTCACCAACCTACATCATCATTCCGGCGCCGCAACCACAACCAGACATCTGGTTTGACCA GACACAACAGGTTTACGAGCAGGATTCCTTTGAAGACGACCGCTGGGAGGAGCCGACGCCACCGAAACGTCCGTCCCCTCCCCGCAGGGAGGAGGTCCTCGTGCAGAAACCCGCCAGGGAGAAGCAGTACTGCTCCGGCTGTCATAACGAGTTCGACATCAACGACAAACTCATCAACTATAACGGCTACTACTACCACGAGATCTGCATTCC GAGGAAGACAGCACATCACTGCCCTGCCTGCGACGAACCTCTTCAGAATGACGAGAAGAGAATCTACCACAACGGCCAACTCTACCACGACAGATGCAT GGTCCTGGTAGAGATCACAGAGACTACAGTAGAGAAGGGAGTTGAGGTCTGTGCCGGATGTACCCTTCAAATCAAGGAGGACGAGACGACCGTCATGTAcaatggcaacgagttccaccaAGCATGCCT ACGAATGCCCCTCAGCAGATGCGCGGCGTGCGAAAGGCTTCTCTCCGATGAGGACAGAGGCATCGTGCACGACGGACTAGTATACCACCAGGGCTGCCT ACCCTTTTCCGCGACTACCCGATTCACGAGAAAACCAACTACGCAGATCAAGATGTGTGACGCATGCGATCGTCCAATCAGTGAGCTCGAAAAGGTCACGTGGAAGGATGGAAGGCCCTTCCATGCCAGATGCTT CCAACCGCGGCAAGTGCGAGAGGACCTGTGTGGGGCGTGCCAGCTTCCGATGGTTGACCCGGACCGCGTGATCAGCTACAACGGCGTGGACATTCACGACGAATGCATCCC ACTGTTACGACGCATGGTAACCACTGG AGAGGAAAGCGGACAGCGGCCTGTGAGCCCCAGCAAGTATCCCAACTGCCAGATATGCGG AGCCCAGCTAGGACAAGACGCAGTAGAAGTGAGCGGAAAGGGTTACTGTCCCAAATGTTACCCCATGGTCCAGTATCCTGTCTGCAACGGCTGTGG GGAAGAAATAACGGGCCCGTCTGTGACTGGGATGAACCGGAAGTGGCATCCTGAG CACTTTAGTTGCTCGGTCTGCGGGGTTCCGTTCGAGCAGCTAAACCGAGTGTACTACGAGTACAACGGACGGGCCTACTGTAAGCGCCACTACGACGAG ATGTACGAGATATGTTACCACTGTGACCGGCCGGTAGAGGGAGAAA CTGTCGGAGCTTTCAATAAGTTCTGGTGCGAAGACCACTTCAAGTGCTCGTTCTGTGACACCAACTTCTCTCTGCA GTCGAAGTTCTACGAGGTAGACATGCGCCCGGCCTGTAAGAAGTGTTACGGGTCGGTTCCCCGTAAGAAACACCGGAAGACGAAACTGCCCGCCTTCCAAGACTCCTTCAACATCTGGCAAAGCGGTAGTGAGACTGAGTGA
- the LOC136422378 gene encoding titin homolog isoform X4 gives MANIMDKLSSLEDENLELKKKLVGLLKDIDSNKSDKDTETPSSSEGEDKSLATTPPEKDDKTPETDPDAKDEKDVKTEDPEPKKDRETEPETDPNEKDAKDLKTDDPAPKDDKTAETSPEPPDDKNVETEPDDKSDKNPETDSPEKKPREMETEPPPEKEKGEKDLATDKEDKKQKNPETSPPETEPKDVSTDPPESVEPETDKKELETEEPETEKKELETEPEDKKERNPETESPEKEPKETATEPGETDKKDLSTDPEEKDVKTPQTEPPSTDEKDTETETDPKNEKTASTEPPESSNVETTTDPEEKNVKATATEPADTDEKDLGTEKEIPDNKEVATSSDPKDAKELGTEVEEKVPKTTEPEVEEKPDKLTATDQDEKDDKSPQTEAPETVPKETATVEAEKDAKAVGTDKEDKEEAETETEAPPDPIPKETETEVPEALPKETATEPEETDDKSFATDPEKTDEKDVGTEKEDKEEKTPQTDVPVVVPKETETEEESKEPKSIATTPEEKASKTTEVEVEEKPDKVAATNEPEEKDAKMLGTDPEETDETGVQTDAAPKPIPKETETEPEVIENKQTETEEEELDGKTLGTDKEEKDTKDSETVAPVIIPKETETEVEEKDGKDTGTDPIPQEDKGTEMDLQTDEKTTATEKEVKDEKAEETEKEEMVEKYLETDLDEVMKKDLATVEEEVVQKLTETDKTETESVDTATEVEEKIAKVEETDKTKTEEVGTATEKEEKIEKDEETDAPEKEAKTNATDKVETFLKEVGIEKEILDSSTQTIEELVEKAIETFEEEKDEKTYETDVEEKEPKTTETYKEEKDVKQISVKIVVEKVDQGTSTSMDYVEEEKCIETDAEEVGTTVVYQTDAEKKEEKNLVTEEQELLEKLIHTDQVTTADAENITEASFKEDKSLTTIIFVGTTQGTQTEKDVADKTIGIVRDLENKQHGTDAIAVSAGETQTEALGVGMTSSETQTEKVERVSKEIATVKAEKKPVKTMATDKVAVQDSGTQKSGPHMDPKATQTEEDVKEEVKEVARILVGKTLQTDIIKKVGKKTGTPGGRPRDYANTQVQTDDWIPDFGKPEEKIEEEEDATAVQPVGPVRETEEKIIETDKTIKVSKKTGTKGSKAYLVYRSSGIQTDEQAVEEKEEKELANIGIQTDVVEEEEKVAPAEEVTVTFTVGCQTDVVEEKEDVKQVTKEEADEDKAARPIEPVVVTVTVGCQTEEEEKEIVVPVIPEPVETKTTVTFDMLIQTDLTVAELDTWKVQVKMDVMQIQTDLTGSDIDAWQEAAQIVPEPKAITTSAGSQTMSKVMRNANMGTVIEGIFNELVQLNAGQIVTDKKVTANMAIQFSPKMENMGVQFAPKQDSATTQTKDQKAICRTIETQTVKDRKKYRSMETLKREKDKENIKPKPVSPGGKGQITQTITEVDRNIETQIQPPFQQIQQPTSPTYIIIPAPQPQPDIWFDQTQQVYEQDSFEDDRWEEPTPPKRPSPPRREEVLVQKPAREKQYCSGCHNEFDINDKLINYNGYYYHEICIPRKTAHHCPACDEPLQNDEKRIYHNGQLYHDRCMVLVEITETTVEKGVEVCAGCTLQIKEDETTVMYNGNEFHQACLRMPLSRCAACERLLSDEDRGIVHDGLVYHQGCLPFSATTRFTRKPTTQIKMCDACDRPISELEKVTWKDGRPFHARCFQPRQVREDLCGACQLPMVDPDRVISYNGVDIHDECIPLLRRMVTTGEESGQRPVSPSKYPNCQICGAQLGQDAVEVSGKGYCPKCYPMVQYPVCNGCGEEITGPSVTGMNRKWHPEHFSCSVCGVPFEQLNRVYYEYNGRAYCKRHYDEMYEICYHCDRPVEGETVGAFNKFWCEDHFKCSFCDTNFSLQSKFYEVDMRPACKKCYGSVPRKKHRKTKLPAFQDSFNIWQSGSETE, from the exons atggcgaacATCATGGACAAACTGTCCAGCCTGGAGGACGAGAATCTGGAGCTGAAGAAGAAACTCGTCGGCCTCCTGAAGGACATAGACTCCAACAAGTCTGATAAAGACACGGAAACGCCTTCAAGTTCTGAAGGGGAGGACAAAAGTCTTG CGACTACTCCCCCGGAGAAAGATGACAAGACACCGGAGACAGACCCCGACGCCAAAGACGAAAAAGACGTCAAGACAGAAGACCCGGAGCCGAAGAAAGACAGAGAAACCGAACCGGAAACGGACCCGAACGAAAAAGATGCGAAGGATTTGAAGACGGATGATCCTGCTCCAAAGGATGACAAAACGGCTGAAACCTCTCCGGAGCCTCCCGATGACAAAAACGTGGAGACGGAACCTGACGACAAGTCGGACAAGAACCCTGAGACAGATTCTCCGGAGAAGAAACCGAGAGAGATGGAAACCGAGCCGCCTCCAGAAAAAGAGAAAGGCGAGAAAGATCTGGCCACGGATAAAGAAGACAAGAAACAGAAGAATCCGGAAACAAGCCCACCCGAGACAGAACCAAAGGACGTATCCACAGATCCCCCGGAATCCGTAGAGCCTGAAACCGACAAGAAGGAACTTGAAACCGAAGAGCCTGAAACCGAAAAGAAAGAACTTGAAACCGAGCCtgaagacaaaaaagaaaggaatCCCGAGACTGAGAGTCCTGAGAAGGAACCGAAAGAAACGGCAACCGAGCCAGGTGAAACCGACAAGAAAGATCTCTCCACAGACCCGGAAGAAAAGGATGTGAAGACACCGCAAACAGAGCCTCCGTCAACAGATGAAAAAGACACCGAAACAGAAACCGATCCTAAGAACGAGAAGACGGCGTCAACGGAGCCACCAGAGAGCTCTAACGTCGAGACGACAACCGATCCGGAAGAAAAGAATGTGAAGGCCACGGCAACGGAACCGGCTGATACCGATGAGAAAGATTTGGGTACTGAGAAGGAAATTCCAGACAACAAGGAAGTCGCTACTTCCAGCGACCCGAAAGATGCGAAGGAGCTTG GCACAGAGGTAGAAGAAAAGGTACCTAAGACAACTGAGCCCGAGGTTGAAGAAAAGCCTGACAAGCTGACCGCTACTGACCAGGACGAAAAGGACgacaaatccccgcaaacagaGGCGCCTGAAACTGTTCCCAAAGAAACGGCTACAGTGGAAGCCGAGAAAGACGCAAAGGCAGTCGGAACTGACAAGGAGGATAAGGAAGAAGCGGAAACGGAGACTGAGGCGCCTCCGGATCCGATtccgaaagaaacagaaacgGAGGTACCCgaagccttaccgaaggagacAGCGACTGAGCCCGAAGAGACCGACGACAAGAGCTTCGCGACGGACCCGGAGAAAACCGACGAGAAGGATGTGGGCACAGAGAAGGAGGACAAGGAGGAAAAGACTCCGCAAACAGACGTTCCCGTTGTGGTACCCAAGGAAACGGAAACCGAGGAAGAGAGTAAAGAGCCCAAGAGCATTG CCACCACTCCAGAAGAGAAGGCATCGAAGACGaccgaagttgaagttgaagaaaagCCGGACAAGGTGGCCGCTACCAACGAGCCGGAAGAAAAGGATGCCAAAATGCTCGGCACGGATCCGGAAGAAACAGATGAGACCGGAGTACAGACTGATGCAGCGCCTAAACCAATACCGAAAGAAACGGAAACGGAACCAGAAGTAATCGAGAACAAGCAGACGGAAACGGAAGAGGAGGAGCTGGATGGTAAGACACTCGGTACAGACAAGGAGGAAAAGGACACTAAAGATTCGGAAACAGTTGCTCCTGTCATCATACCAAAAGAAACGGAAACAGAGGTGGAAGAGAAAGACGGAAAGGACACAGGAACAGACCCGATTCCACAGGAAGACAAGGGAACCGAGATGGATCTCCAGACGGATGAGAAGACCACTGCCACTGAAAAAGAAGTTAAAGATGAAAAAGCAGAAGAAACAGAAAAGGAAGAAATGGTTGAAAAGTATCTGGAAACAGATCTGGATGAAGTGATGAAGAAAGACCTGGCAACTGTTGAGGAGGAAGTCGTACAGAAATTAACGGAAACAGATAAAACCGAAACCGAAAGCGTTGACACTGCTACTGAGGTGGAGGAAAAAATCGCCAAGGTTGAGGAAACTGATAAGACGAAGACTGAAGAGGTAGGAACCGCCACAGAGAAGGAAGAGAAAATAGAGAAGGACGAGGAGACAGATGCACCAGAGAAAGAAGCAAAGACCAACGCCACAGACAAGGTGGAAACCTTTCTGAAGGAGGTTGGAATCGAGAAGGAGATACTTGACAGCAGCACCCAGACGATTGAAGAACTGGTGGAAAAGGCGATAGAaacatttgaagaagaaaaggacGAGAAGACATATGAAACTGACGTTGAGGAAAAAGAGCCCAAGACAACAGAAACTTACAAAGAGGAGAAAGATGTGAAGCAAATCAGTGTAAAGATCGTGGTGGAAAAGGTTGACCAAGGAACCAGTACCAGTATGGATTATGTGGAGGAGGAGAAATGCATTGAGACCGATGCTGAAGAGGTCGGAACTACCGTTGTGTATCAAACTGACGCAGaaaagaaggaggagaagaaccTAGTGACAGAGGAACAGGAGCTTCTAGAGAAGCTTATTCATACAGATCAAGTGACCACAGCTGACGCAGAAAATATCACAGAGGCTTCTTTCAAAGAAGATAAGAGTCTGACTACTATCATCTTCGTTGGAACGACCCAAGGTACACAGACGGAGAAAGATGTTGCTGATAAGACGATCGGTATTGTGAGGGACTTGGAGAACAAGCAGCACGGAACAGACGCCATTGCTGTCAGCGCTGGAGAGACACAGACGGAGGCGCTTGGTGTAGGCATGACCTCATCTGAAACTCAAACGGAGAAGGTGGAGAGAGTGAGCAAGGAAATCGCAACAGTGAAAGCCGAGAAGAAGCCCGTGAAGACCATGGCGACGGACAAGGTTGCAGTTCAGGACAGCGGCACTCAGAAGTCAGGACCTCACATGGACCCTAAAGCCACCCAGACCGAAGAAGATGTAAAGGAGGAAGTCAAAGAAGTAGCGAGGATCCTGGTAGGTAAGACACTCCAAACAGACATCATAAAGAAGGTTGGCAAGAAGACCGGTACTCCAGGCGGCAGACCACGTGATTACGCAAACACTCAGGTGCAGACTGATGACTGGATTCCAGACTTTGGAAAACCAGAGGAGAAAATCGAGGAGGAGGAAGACGCTACCGCGGTCCAGCCAGTCGGACCTGTACGTGAGACAGAAGAAAAGATAATTGAGACTGACAAAACGATCAAAGTGAGCAAGAAAACAGGCACCAAAGGAAGTAAAGCGTATTTGGTGTACAGAAGCAGTGGTATCCAAACCGACGAGCAAGCTGttgaagaaaaggaagaaaaagaactGGCGAATATCGGCATTCAAACAGACGTTGTCGAAGAAGAGGAAAAGGTAGCACCGGCAGAGGAAGTCACGGTAACCTTTACTGTTGGGTGTCAGACAGACGTTGTGGAGGAGAAGGAAGATGTCAAACAGGTTACCAAAGAAGAGGCAGACGAAGACAAAGCTGCAAGACCAATCGAACCTGTCGTCGTCACAGTCACTGTCGGCTGccagacagaagaagaagagaaagagatCGTCGTCCCCGTGATTCCAGAACCTGTCGAGACCAAGACGACAGTTACTTTTGATATGTTGATCCAGACCGACCTGACGGTGGCAGAGCTAGACACCTGGAAGGTGCAAGTCAAGATGGACGTCATGCAGATACAGACAGACCTCACCGGGTCGGACATCGACGCTTGGCAAGAAGCGGCACAGATCGTCCCGGAGCCGAAGGCGATCACAACTAGCGCTGGATCACAGACCATGAGCAAGGTGATGAGGAATGCGAACATGGGGACCGTCATCGAGGGGATCTTCAACGAGCTGGTTCAACTGAACGCTGGTCAGATTGTGACCGACAAGAAAGTCACAGCCAACATGGCCATACAGTTCTCGCCGAAAATGGAGAACATGGGAGTGCAGTTTGCGCCTAAACAG GACTCGGCTACTACCCAGACCAAAGATCAGAAGGCCATATGCAGGACCATAGAGACTCAGACTGTGAAGGACAGGAAGAAGTACCGAAGTATGGAGACCCTCAAACGGGAGAAAGACAAGGAAAACATCAAACCTAAACCTGTTTCCCCGGGTGGTAAAGGGCAAATCACCCAGAC GATTACGGAAGTGGATAGGAACATAGAGACACAGATTCAACCGCCATTCCAACAGATCCAACAACCGACTTCACCAACCTACATCATCATTCCGGCGCCGCAACCACAACCAGACATCTGGTTTGACCA GACACAACAGGTTTACGAGCAGGATTCCTTTGAAGACGACCGCTGGGAGGAGCCGACGCCACCGAAACGTCCGTCCCCTCCCCGCAGGGAGGAGGTCCTCGTGCAGAAACCCGCCAGGGAGAAGCAGTACTGCTCCGGCTGTCATAACGAGTTCGACATCAACGACAAACTCATCAACTATAACGGCTACTACTACCACGAGATCTGCATTCC GAGGAAGACAGCACATCACTGCCCTGCCTGCGACGAACCTCTTCAGAATGACGAGAAGAGAATCTACCACAACGGCCAACTCTACCACGACAGATGCAT GGTCCTGGTAGAGATCACAGAGACTACAGTAGAGAAGGGAGTTGAGGTCTGTGCCGGATGTACCCTTCAAATCAAGGAGGACGAGACGACCGTCATGTAcaatggcaacgagttccaccaAGCATGCCT ACGAATGCCCCTCAGCAGATGCGCGGCGTGCGAAAGGCTTCTCTCCGATGAGGACAGAGGCATCGTGCACGACGGACTAGTATACCACCAGGGCTGCCT ACCCTTTTCCGCGACTACCCGATTCACGAGAAAACCAACTACGCAGATCAAGATGTGTGACGCATGCGATCGTCCAATCAGTGAGCTCGAAAAGGTCACGTGGAAGGATGGAAGGCCCTTCCATGCCAGATGCTT CCAACCGCGGCAAGTGCGAGAGGACCTGTGTGGGGCGTGCCAGCTTCCGATGGTTGACCCGGACCGCGTGATCAGCTACAACGGCGTGGACATTCACGACGAATGCATCCC ACTGTTACGACGCATGGTAACCACTGG AGAGGAAAGCGGACAGCGGCCTGTGAGCCCCAGCAAGTATCCCAACTGCCAGATATGCGG AGCCCAGCTAGGACAAGACGCAGTAGAAGTGAGCGGAAAGGGTTACTGTCCCAAATGTTACCCCATGGTCCAGTATCCTGTCTGCAACGGCTGTGG GGAAGAAATAACGGGCCCGTCTGTGACTGGGATGAACCGGAAGTGGCATCCTGAG CACTTTAGTTGCTCGGTCTGCGGGGTTCCGTTCGAGCAGCTAAACCGAGTGTACTACGAGTACAACGGACGGGCCTACTGTAAGCGCCACTACGACGAG ATGTACGAGATATGTTACCACTGTGACCGGCCGGTAGAGGGAGAAA CTGTCGGAGCTTTCAATAAGTTCTGGTGCGAAGACCACTTCAAGTGCTCGTTCTGTGACACCAACTTCTCTCTGCA GTCGAAGTTCTACGAGGTAGACATGCGCCCGGCCTGTAAGAAGTGTTACGGGTCGGTTCCCCGTAAGAAACACCGGAAGACGAAACTGCCCGCCTTCCAAGACTCCTTCAACATCTGGCAAAGCGGTAGTGAGACTGAGTGA